ACTCGACCGGCAGGTCGAAGGTTTCCGTCGCGTCGTCGAAGTGCAGGACGACGAGGACTTTCTCGGTTCCCGAGTCCGTCGACAACGACCGCGTGAAGGCGAAGACGGTTTCGTGGTCGGGGAGCAGGTCGGTGTAGTCCCCGTACACGAGCACGTCTCTGTCGGAGCGTAACTGGATGAGCCGCTGGTAGTAGCTGTAAACGGAGTCCGGATCGGCCTGCTGGTCGGCCGCGTTGATCTCCCTGTAGTTCGAATTGACCTGAATCCAGGGGTCGCCGTCGGTGAAACCGGCGTTTCTCGAGTCGTCCCACTGCATCGGCGTTCGGGCGTTGTCGCGGGTCCGGTAGCCGACGATATCTTTCACGTCATCGTACTCCTCGACCCCGTCTCGGTCGAGTAACTCTCGCGCGTGGTTGATAGCGTCCACGTCGCGGAGGTCGTCCATCGTCTCCCAGTCGGCGTTCGTCATCCCGAGTTCCTGCCCCTGATAGATGTATGGCGTGCCACGGAGCGTGAGGATGAAGGTTCCGAGTAGCTTTGCGGATTCCCGGCGGTAGTTCTCGGGGTCGCCGTAGCGGGAGACGCTCCGCGGCTGGTCGTGGTTCTCCCAGTACAGCGTGTTCCAGCCGTCCGCCGCCAGCCCGTCCTGCCAGCGGCCGATGATACGCTTCAGTTCCGGCAGGCTCCAGTCACCGACAGACCACCGCTCGCCGTCAGCGTAATCGAGTTTCGTGTGCTGGAAGTGAAACGCCATGTCCAGCGGGCCGTCTGTGTCGGCGTACTCGAGAGCCGATTCGACGGTGAGCTGTGGCATCTCCCCGACGGTCATCACGTCATAGTTCGATAGCACTTCCTCGTCTAACGCCGTCAGGTACGACAGCATCTCCGGGCCGTCGATGAAATGCTCGGCGCCGACCCACTCGCTGTCCGGGTCGCCGTCGGGCAGCCCCTCGACTTTCGACAGAAGGTTGATGACATCCATCCGGAAGCCGTCGATGCCCTTCTCCAGCCACCACTCGATGGTGTCGAAGATGTCCGTCCGGACCGAATCGTTGCGCCAGTTCAGGTCCGGCTGTGAGGTGTCGTACAGGTGGAGGAAGTACTCGCTGCGCTCCTCGTCGTACTCCCACGCGGAGCCCCCGAAGAAGGACTCCCAGTTGTTCGGCGGCACGGGGTCGCCGTCTTCATCTGTCCCGCCCTCGCGCCAGATGTAATAGTCCTCATACTCCGGGTCGCGCTGGCGGGATTTCCGAAACCACTCGTGCTGGTCCGACGTGTGATTGACGACGAGGTCCATGACGAGCCGCATATCCCGGTTGTGGACCTCTTCAACCAGCGCTTCCCAGTCGGCCATCGTCCCGAACTCGTCGTAGATGGCCTGATAATCGCTGATGTCGTAGCCGTTGTCCTTCTGGGGAGAGTCATACACCGGGTTGAGCCAGATGACATCGACGCCGAGGTCGGCGACGTAATCCAGGCGCTTGATGATGCCCTGCAAGTCGCCGACGCCATCGCCGTCGCTGTCGTTGAAGCTCCGGGGATAGATCTGGTAGACGACTGCTTCCTTCCACCAGGCGCGCGCTGCGGTCATACACAGGGGTAGCCTGACACGTCGCTTAAATCCACGGGTTCATACAACACCCGTTGTAAACTGCTTACCTTGCCGGGCAATGGGGGACCCAGTACCGCTACAACTCTAGCACCGTGTGTCGCGGCAGTTCGAGGTCGTAGCCGACCGCCGAAACCGTCTCAGTCGGCCAGTCGCCGGTCCCGGACAGCAGTTCGATGTCGTCGTCGGAGACGAGATACGTGTCTTCGCTCTTTGTCCCGTCGATAGTCGGGTTCCAGGCGTACCCATGTGGCAACGCGACCTCGCCCTCATGTCCAGGCGTGGCGATCCACTCACGGCCGGCGAAGCCCGTTGCGCCGCCCTGATGATGGTTCTGCCACTCACCCTCCCAGCCGACCGCGGCGTAGGCGTCCTGAATCGCGTCGAAGACGTCGCCCGCTGTGCCGCCACCCTGACCGACCACCTGTGTCGCGGCCAGCGCAGTGGTCTCGACGCGGGCGGCCTTGTGGGTTCGCTCCATGAGCCACTCCGGCGGGTCGAACGCGACCGCCCGGGTGGTGCTGACGTGGAGCCCGTCTCGCTGGACGGTCACCGATATGAGCGCGTAGTCGCCGAGTTCAGTGTCAGTCGAGGTGTAATGGCGGTATAATTGCGCCCGCTCGGCGCTGCCAACGAGCACGACGGGCGTGGCGATGCCCCGGCCTTCGAGCTTCTGTCGAAGCACCGCGGTCACATCGAGTTCGGTATGCGAGGGTTCGACTTTCCGCGCGACAGCCTCGACTGCTTCAGCCGTGTCTCGCGCGAGGTCACGGCACTGCTTCATCTGGGTCTCGGTCAGCGGCTGTCGGAGTTGTGTGGCGTCGACTGACTCGAAGCCGGGGACATCGAAATCAGCCGCCGCCGGGGCCGGACTCGCATCAGCAACAGCCTCGGCCAGTGACTCCGCGTGCCAGTCGAACGTCGCAACGGTCACATCGCCGTCGAGTTCCTCGTCACGGAGCCGCGGCGCTTCGATGTTATTGGCGACGACCCGTACGCCGTCGCCGTCGTAGCCCGCGGCGGCGACGCCGATGTCACCCTCCCGGTCGACGACATTGTCGCCTCCCCCTGTGAGCCATGCGAAGGAGTTCGGTCGGGCGAACCAGACGGCTTCGAGTCCCGCTGTCCGGAGATACTGGTCGAGTCGGTCTGTGAGCGTCATACCCTGACATCCCGCCGGCCCCAGTAAAAACCAGGGACAACACGCGACAACAGGACTGGCGCCACAGGTCTCCCACAGCGGCAATTACGACACATATCTTGCTCCTATCGTGTTCGACGCCGCTCCTGATACTGCCGGCTGTAACTATTTCAAGAGATTCGCCACCCCGAAGTGGCGATATTCTTCACAGACTTACAGCCGGCAGTATGACTCACTCGGCGATGCCGCTGTCAGGGTCCCGGGACTGGAGCAGCGAGTACATGACGGACTGGAAGGCGTCGCTGTCGACGGATTCTACGACATGGGTGTTCGGGTCCCCGTCGGTCACACCGTTGACGTCGACGCTGGTGTACCCGCGGGTGAGCCCGTCGCGGTCGTCCACCGCGACGTGGTACGTCGACACCGCCTCGCGGAGTTCCGGATACGCCAGCAGCGCGGCGGTGACGCTGTCCGGGAGTGCCGTCCATCCGGGGTCATCGGGGCCCTCGCTGTTGAACGCCCGGGCCTGCTCGGTTACCGATTCGAAGAACGACGCCAGTTCAGTGTCGAACGCCGACACCGCCTCGAACTCGGAGGAGCCAAACACTGCGTCTCGAAGACACACGCCCCAGTCGACGAGCGTCACCTCGAAGGCGTCGAACACGCGTTTGGCAGCGTCGGGGTCGACCCACAGATTGAATTCCGCGGCAGGAGTGACGTTCCCCTCACAGTTGACGTTCCCGCCCATCACCCACACCTCATCGACAAGCTCCGGAAGTTCAGGCTCGCGGGCGTACGCCAGCGCCAGATTGGTCAGCGGGCCGATGCAGAGCAGCGTGATTTCGCCAGGGGCCGCCCGACAGCGGTCGACGATCTTGTCGGGGCCAAACCCTGCCGCCGACTCGATACCGGTGTCGGGGAACACGTCCCCGCCGAGGCCGTCCTCGCCGTGAATGTACGTCGCGTGTTCGAACTCCTTGAGAAGCGGCTGTCTCGCCCCTTCGTAGACGGGTACGTCGAGAGAATCGGCGATATCGAGCGTGTACTTCGCGTTCTCGATCTCTCTGTCGAAGGGCACGTTGCCGGCGACGACCGTGATAGCTTCGACGGTAACTCGGTCACTGAGACAGGAAAGGAGAATCGCCTGTGTGTCGTCGCCCGCGGTGTCCGTATCGATGATGACGCGTCGCATACGCCCTCGTCGTATGGCACATATAAATCGTTCCGGGACACAACTGCGTGCCACAGTTGTCTGTGCGACACTCGATAGCGGTGGGTGAACGGCCAACTGCTACGATACTGCAGACCGCCGGGGTTACACCATTTCGAGGCGGTAGCCGCTGTCGTCACCGAGCGATTCGTACACGATGCGTGCGGCAGCGATGTCCTGAATCGCGAGCCCGGTCGAGTCGAAGACGGTAATCCCGGACAGGTCCTCGCGGCCCGGCGCGTTCCCGACGACGATCTCGCCGAGTTCGGCGTCGATATCCGACTCGTCGATTTCACCCGTGCTCCAGGGGACGTTTATCTCGCCGGAGTGGGTCGTCTGTTCGAAGTCGTCGATGACGAGGGTCGCCTCGCGGATGACCTCCGTGTGGAGTTCCTGCTTCCCTTCGGCGTCGGCACCCATGGCGTTGACGTGGGTGTGTTCCCCGAGGTCCTCAAGCGTGACGATGGGATCTTCGACCGGCGTCACGGTCGAGAGAACATCACACTGGGCCGCCTCGGAAATCGTGCCGGCTCGCACGTCGAACTCGTCGCCGAAGGTGTCGATGAACCGCTGGACGCGGTCGTCGTCGAGGTCGCTGACGACGACGGATTCAATCGGTCGCACCTGCGAGATGGCCTCCAGTTGCGTGTAGGACTGGACGCCGGCACCGATGATGCCCAGCGAGGACGCGTCCTCGACGGCGAGGTGGTCCGTCGCCACGGCGGCGGCCGCCCCGGTTCGCTTCATCGTCAGCGTCGTGGCGTCCATCACGGCAAGCGGGAAGCCGCTCTCGGGGTCCGTGTACACGAGCGTCCCCATCACGGTCGGCAGGTCGAACTCGTCGGGGTTGTCCGGGTGAACGTTCACCCACTTGATGCCCGACGCCTCCCAGTCGTCCGTTTCGAGATAGGCCGGCATCGACCGGAAGTCCCCGTTGTGCTGTGGCAGGTCGATGTAGGACTTCGGCGGCATCTGCGCCGTGTCGTTTTCGTATGCGGCGAACGCGGCCTCGATGGCCGGCACGAGGTCGGCCATCTCGACGGCCGCC
The genomic region above belongs to Haloarcula hispanica ATCC 33960 and contains:
- a CDS encoding nucleoside hydrolase; the protein is MRRVIIDTDTAGDDTQAILLSCLSDRVTVEAITVVAGNVPFDREIENAKYTLDIADSLDVPVYEGARQPLLKEFEHATYIHGEDGLGGDVFPDTGIESAAGFGPDKIVDRCRAAPGEITLLCIGPLTNLALAYAREPELPELVDEVWVMGGNVNCEGNVTPAAEFNLWVDPDAAKRVFDAFEVTLVDWGVCLRDAVFGSSEFEAVSAFDTELASFFESVTEQARAFNSEGPDDPGWTALPDSVTAALLAYPELREAVSTYHVAVDDRDGLTRGYTSVDVNGVTDGDPNTHVVESVDSDAFQSVMYSLLQSRDPDSGIAE
- a CDS encoding alanine dehydrogenase, translating into MSNSLYSTARQDNQTTIVPSTDIEAAVEMADLVPAIEAAFAAYENDTAQMPPKSYIDLPQHNGDFRSMPAYLETDDWEASGIKWVNVHPDNPDEFDLPTVMGTLVYTDPESGFPLAVMDATTLTMKRTGAAAAVATDHLAVEDASSLGIIGAGVQSYTQLEAISQVRPIESVVVSDLDDDRVQRFIDTFGDEFDVRAGTISEAAQCDVLSTVTPVEDPIVTLEDLGEHTHVNAMGADAEGKQELHTEVIREATLVIDDFEQTTHSGEINVPWSTGEIDESDIDAELGEIVVGNAPGREDLSGITVFDSTGLAIQDIAAARIVYESLGDDSGYRLEMV
- a CDS encoding glycoside hydrolase family 13 protein, translating into MTAARAWWKEAVVYQIYPRSFNDSDGDGVGDLQGIIKRLDYVADLGVDVIWLNPVYDSPQKDNGYDISDYQAIYDEFGTMADWEALVEEVHNRDMRLVMDLVVNHTSDQHEWFRKSRQRDPEYEDYYIWREGGTDEDGDPVPPNNWESFFGGSAWEYDEERSEYFLHLYDTSQPDLNWRNDSVRTDIFDTIEWWLEKGIDGFRMDVINLLSKVEGLPDGDPDSEWVGAEHFIDGPEMLSYLTALDEEVLSNYDVMTVGEMPQLTVESALEYADTDGPLDMAFHFQHTKLDYADGERWSVGDWSLPELKRIIGRWQDGLAADGWNTLYWENHDQPRSVSRYGDPENYRRESAKLLGTFILTLRGTPYIYQGQELGMTNADWETMDDLRDVDAINHARELLDRDGVEEYDDVKDIVGYRTRDNARTPMQWDDSRNAGFTDGDPWIQVNSNYREINAADQQADPDSVYSYYQRLIQLRSDRDVLVYGDYTDLLPDHETVFAFTRSLSTDSGTEKVLVVLHFDDATETFDLPVEYADATLRECNYDHDDQNPETVTLAPYEARVYELFD
- a CDS encoding M24 family metallopeptidase yields the protein MTLTDRLDQYLRTAGLEAVWFARPNSFAWLTGGGDNVVDREGDIGVAAAGYDGDGVRVVANNIEAPRLRDEELDGDVTVATFDWHAESLAEAVADASPAPAAADFDVPGFESVDATQLRQPLTETQMKQCRDLARDTAEAVEAVARKVEPSHTELDVTAVLRQKLEGRGIATPVVLVGSAERAQLYRHYTSTDTELGDYALISVTVQRDGLHVSTTRAVAFDPPEWLMERTHKAARVETTALAATQVVGQGGGTAGDVFDAIQDAYAAVGWEGEWQNHHQGGATGFAGREWIATPGHEGEVALPHGYAWNPTIDGTKSEDTYLVSDDDIELLSGTGDWPTETVSAVGYDLELPRHTVLEL